The proteins below come from a single Halobacillus salinarum genomic window:
- the fliF gene encoding flagellar basal-body MS-ring/collar protein FliF, which translates to MKEKINLYKEKITSYWRQRSNKQRGMIVGTAITVILLAALGVYLSSRTKMVPLYSDLTLQEVGQVKAELDTRGVDYELQGGGQTIMVPESEAESLLVDLAASGMPDSGKIDYSFFSDNTSWGMTDKEFDVIKVDAMQSELANLISGIAGIQDAEVMINAPEDEIFLTDAKQEASASIVLKVEPGYQVESSKVEALYNLASKSVPNLPKDNIVIMDQNFNYYDINNPNSGEEGTYTYQQKVKKDIERDIQQRVQRMLAMMIGQQKVIATVTADIDFTKENRVENIVEPVDPDSMDGLPVSVERIEETYTGDGASPGGVPGEGEEDVSSYQGEDGSSGEYSMNKETINNEFNRIKKNIEESPYKVRDLGIQVAIDSKKGTDDQGDPLLLSQQEQQTVQDSVQSILNSMITTSINEDYGEVNPADKVSIVFQEFNGEPQFTDEPQGIPLWMYVAGGVLLAVIAVLIWMLARRKNEVEEEEFKEIQQPIPVEVPDIEEKETESTARRKQLERMAKDKPEDFAKLLRTWIAED; encoded by the coding sequence ATGAAAGAAAAAATAAATTTATACAAAGAAAAAATAACTTCTTATTGGAGGCAGCGATCCAACAAGCAGCGGGGAATGATTGTAGGTACTGCGATAACCGTTATCCTATTAGCTGCCTTAGGGGTGTATCTTTCGTCACGGACAAAGATGGTGCCTCTTTATAGTGATTTAACGCTGCAGGAGGTCGGCCAGGTAAAAGCCGAACTGGATACTCGCGGCGTTGACTATGAGCTTCAGGGAGGCGGACAGACAATTATGGTGCCGGAGTCTGAAGCCGAATCCCTGCTGGTTGATTTAGCAGCTTCGGGAATGCCTGACAGTGGCAAAATCGATTATAGTTTCTTTAGTGATAATACTTCCTGGGGAATGACTGATAAAGAATTCGATGTTATTAAAGTAGATGCCATGCAGTCAGAGCTAGCTAACTTAATCAGTGGAATAGCCGGCATACAAGATGCAGAAGTGATGATTAATGCTCCCGAGGATGAAATTTTTTTAACGGATGCCAAGCAGGAAGCTTCAGCATCCATCGTGTTGAAGGTCGAGCCCGGTTACCAGGTTGAAAGCAGTAAAGTAGAGGCGCTTTATAACTTGGCTTCGAAATCGGTTCCCAATCTTCCTAAAGATAATATCGTCATCATGGATCAAAACTTTAACTATTATGACATAAATAATCCAAATTCTGGAGAAGAAGGCACTTATACATATCAGCAGAAAGTGAAAAAGGATATCGAGCGTGATATTCAACAGCGTGTTCAGCGGATGCTTGCCATGATGATCGGCCAGCAGAAGGTTATTGCCACTGTTACGGCTGATATCGATTTTACAAAAGAAAACCGAGTTGAAAATATTGTGGAACCTGTTGACCCTGATAGTATGGATGGATTGCCGGTCAGCGTTGAGAGAATTGAAGAAACCTACACGGGAGATGGTGCTTCGCCTGGCGGAGTTCCGGGTGAAGGTGAAGAAGACGTCAGTTCTTATCAAGGTGAGGACGGTTCTTCCGGGGAATACAGCATGAACAAAGAAACCATTAACAATGAATTCAACCGGATTAAAAAGAACATTGAAGAAAGTCCGTATAAAGTGCGGGATTTAGGTATCCAGGTTGCCATTGACAGCAAGAAAGGAACGGATGACCAGGGAGATCCTCTTTTGCTGTCGCAGCAGGAGCAGCAGACCGTCCAGGACAGCGTTCAATCCATTCTCAATTCAATGATAACAACTTCGATAAATGAAGATTACGGTGAAGTGAATCCAGCGGATAAAGTATCCATCGTATTTCAGGAATTTAATGGAGAGCCGCAATTTACAGATGAGCCTCAAGGTATCCCGCTTTGGATGTATGTCGCTGGCGGTGTCCTTTTAGCAGTTATCGCAGTGCTGATCTGGATGCTTGCTCGGAGAAAGAATGAAGTGGAAGAAGAAGAGTTTAAGGAAATTCAACAGCCGATCCCTGTTGAAGTACCAGATATAGAAGAAAAAGAAACAGAATCCACAGCGCGTCGCAAACAGCTTGAAAGAATGGCTAAGGATAAGCCGGAGGATTTTGCTAAACTGCTGAGAACATGGATTGCAGAAGATTAA
- the fliE gene encoding flagellar hook-basal body complex protein FliE, producing the protein MINSSQMVSSPSLTQMKGMTSKAVSPSQAHSQFADSLKQAIDQLNHSQVESNQKTEALAKGEINDLHDVMISAQKASISMQTAVEVQNKVIDAYKEMMRMQV; encoded by the coding sequence ATGATAAACAGCAGCCAAATGGTTTCTAGCCCTTCTTTGACACAAATGAAAGGAATGACCAGCAAGGCGGTTAGCCCGAGCCAGGCTCACTCTCAATTTGCGGATAGTCTGAAGCAGGCCATTGACCAATTAAATCACTCCCAAGTAGAGTCCAACCAAAAAACGGAGGCCTTAGCCAAGGGAGAAATCAATGATTTACACGACGTTATGATCTCTGCTCAAAAAGCCAGCATTTCTATGCAGACAGCTGTAGAAGTACAGAATAAGGTCATTGACGCTTATAAAGAAATGATGCGCATGCAAGTATAA
- the flgC gene encoding flagellar basal body rod protein FlgC: MGIFHSLNTSASALTAQRLRMDVASSNIANADSTRATRTEDGNWEPYRRKTVVFKPKEESFQSFLQKAANSQSSSSGGVEAVKITEDDEPFKMVYNPNHPDSDQNGYVKLPNVDPLQEMVDIMGATRSYEANVTSINASKNMLMKALEIGR; this comes from the coding sequence TTGGGAATCTTTCACTCTTTAAATACTAGTGCAAGTGCGCTCACGGCTCAAAGGCTGCGTATGGATGTGGCATCGTCCAATATTGCGAATGCTGATTCGACACGAGCGACACGAACTGAGGATGGTAATTGGGAACCCTACCGTAGAAAGACGGTGGTATTTAAACCTAAGGAAGAAAGTTTTCAATCTTTCCTGCAAAAGGCAGCCAACAGCCAAAGTTCATCATCAGGAGGGGTCGAGGCTGTGAAAATCACGGAAGATGACGAACCCTTTAAAATGGTGTACAACCCTAATCACCCTGATTCAGATCAAAACGGGTATGTAAAGCTTCCCAATGTGGACCCTTTACAGGAAATGGTAGATATTATGGGGGCCACTCGTTCCTATGAAGCGAATGTGACCTCGATTAACGCATCTAAGAACATGCTTATGAAAGCTCTGGAAATTGGAAGATAG
- the flgB gene encoding flagellar basal body rod protein FlgB, whose product MKLFGNTIQSLEHSLNYAAAKNNAIADNIANADTPGYKAKKVVFKDELQKELGSLEAKRTSPKHLPFQAGTPSSFSTIEQKNTTYNHNGNNVDIDQEMSELAKNQIYYDALIDRLNGKFRTLETVIKGGR is encoded by the coding sequence ATGAAGCTGTTTGGAAATACTATACAGAGCCTTGAGCACTCTTTGAATTACGCAGCTGCTAAGAACAATGCTATCGCTGACAACATTGCGAATGCTGATACGCCCGGGTATAAGGCGAAAAAAGTAGTATTCAAGGATGAGCTGCAAAAAGAATTAGGCTCATTAGAGGCAAAACGAACTAGTCCGAAGCACCTCCCATTCCAAGCCGGCACTCCATCATCTTTTTCAACGATAGAACAGAAAAATACTACATATAACCACAATGGCAACAATGTTGATATTGATCAGGAAATGAGTGAACTGGCTAAAAACCAAATTTACTATGACGCCTTAATCGATCGGTTAAATGGCAAATTTAGAACTTTAGAAACTGTTATTAAAGGAGGAAGGTAA